One genomic region from Tripterygium wilfordii isolate XIE 37 chromosome 20, ASM1340144v1, whole genome shotgun sequence encodes:
- the LOC119987149 gene encoding uncharacterized protein LOC119987149 isoform X3 — protein sequence MVNSQDVKVGASSLETDSCPKSTVDINSKMESKNVLTRAAKRRRRRIKQRNKHNATENDFKDGKHSTDSDSVKIRATEIESTLQSPASICLRNESGMEQPIAKVNSSVGKSRRKKRKARDEANGEHSEKEVDSFLQPVDTCSKNESEAIAEVSLSTKRREDKKWKHNALGSNLDVDLTEAEGKHSERQDFKSVPEVAVSNLEILKECKFDNNGVGTLSVETVELKSCRREQIDEKKEKMKTYQRKRRKSADQLENSLKQFEMPVTRQVSDDAQIPGLLENEIKKIKVGGQVLSMKGLELKEASANYCDGELVRKESKKRNQKKSFKVTTHKNEKDVTLQDTAEDNIEKEIRGNGDKVEMTVHGMGHVDNSAYHFHEKTCDNLSAYDKCELPEVKDVEMETKMVENVPTFHHVGACKDLEDTSKEENVPRMLQSSSDSGYPCSTKKKLLILDLNGILVDIVPSDSCLSETEADIIVSGKAVFKRPFCDEFLQFCFERFNVGVWSSRLKKNVDRVVNFLMGDDRRKLLFRWLVACLISCPSLSSAKLERHYDKGKRRSVSLYCHQVHYS from the exons ATGGTAAATTCTCAGGATGTTAAAGTGGGTGCGTCTTCTCTCGAAACAGATTCTTGCCCAAAATCTACTGTTGATATTAACTCAAAGATGGAATCAAAAAATGTCCTAACTAGGGCGgcaaagaggagaagaaggagaattAAGCAGAGAAATAAACACAATGCTACTGAAAATGATTTTAAAGATGGTAAGCATTCAACAGATAGTGATTCTGTGAAGATTAGAGCAACAGAAATAGAATCAACGTTGCAGTCCCCCGCCAGTATTTGCTTGAGGAATGAATCAGGAATGGAACAACCCATTGCCAAGGTAAACTCATCTGTAGGAAAGAGTCGACGGAAGAAGCGGAAAGCTAGAGATGAGGCTAATGGAGAGCATTCTGAAAAAGAAGTTGATTCATTTTTGCAGCCAGTCGATACTTGCTCAAAGAATGAGTCGGAAGCCATTGCAGAGGTAAGTTTATCCACAAAGAGGAGGGAGGATAAGAAATGGAAGCATAACGCCTTGGGAAGTAATCTAGATGTTGATCTTACAGAGGCTGAGGGAAAGCATTCTGAAAGACAGGATTTTAAGTCTGTCCCAGAAGTTGCTGTATCAAACTTGGAAATTTTAAAGGAGTGCAAGTTTGATAACAATGGGGTTGGTACTCTTTCAGTTGAAACGGTAGAACTCAAATCCTGTAGGAGGGAGCAAATAgatgagaaaaaggaaaaaatgaaaacttaTCAAAGGAAAAGGAGAAAGTCTGCTGACCAGCTGGAAAACAGTCTGAAACAGTTTGAGATGCCTGTCACAAGACAGGTTTCAGATGATGCTCAAATTCCTGGTCTTCTGGAGaacgaaataaaaaaaataaaagtgggGGGCCAAGTTCTTTCAATGAAGGGTTTGGAATTGAAAGAGGCTTCTGCAAATTATTGCGATGGTGAGCTTGTGCGTAAGGAAAGTAAGAAGAGAAATCAGAAGAAAAGTTTTAAAGTAACTACTCATAAAAATGAGAAGGATGTGACTCTGCAAGATACTGCTGAAGATAACATTGAAAAAGAAATCAGGGGCAATGGAGATAAGGTCGAGATGACGGTCCATGGGATGGGTCATGTGGATAATTCAGCATATCATTTCCATGAGAAAACATGTGATAATTTATCTGCCTATGATAAATGCGAGCTCCCAGAAGTGAAGGATGTGGAGATGGAAACCAAGATGGTTGAAAATGTTCCCACTTTTCACCATGTGGGTGCTTGCAAGGATCTAGAGGATACTAGCAAAGAGGAAAATGTGCCAAGAATGTTACAATCCTCTTCAGATAGTGGTTATCCTTGCAGCACTAAGAAGAAGCTGCTGATACTTGACTTGAATGGGATTCTTGTTGATATTGTTCCGTCCGATAGTTGTTTATCTGAGACTGAGGCAGACATTATAGTATCAGGAAAAGCAG TTTTTAAGAGGCCGTTTTGTGATGAGTTTCTTCAATTTTGCTTTGAGAGATTTAATGTTGGTGTGTGGTCGTCAAGACTCAA GAAAAATGTGGACCGGGTGGTTAATTTTCTGATGGGAGATGACAGACGCAAGTTGCTTTTTCGTTGG